In Moorena sp. SIOASIH, the following proteins share a genomic window:
- a CDS encoding AAA family ATPase, whose translation MKLLSIQLCNFRQFYGKNPVIVLASGERNTTIIHGNNGAGKTTILNAFSWVLYEKFSAAFASEDQLLNKRALAEAQFNKPVDCWVEVAFEHNNKRYQVKRLCRTYKTEVGVEQGNTELYLQIAGDDGRWLLPQQLPEDIIGQILPASLHQYFFFDGERIEQLVRSDKKSEVAEATKTLLGVEVLNRSIKHLREAKKTLDYELSLIGDSETKQLLKQQRKSEKTSQSLLKRQREIKQELEDQDELKKTIGQRLLELGGAQELQQLRDELEAREKLIREQLKQSQHILKRAISTRGYTVLLSEVSSTFQEIVKDLITERGELPVGIKRQFVGDLLKQKRCICGVELTEGTHAHQQVAAWMDKAGMAEVEETAIRMGSQVDEINQQVPEFWQDVDQQQDTIAQGRTELSRIETQLDDIKKKLRNFPDEDISHLQQQLDEIDTRIRELTLEQGGNQQQIEQLDTDIDLKDKQIAKHKMNESKQALIQRRIAAAQDSIERLIEVRERLETQFRTSLEKRVQEIFISISFTPYIPNLSDKYELTLVESTLGEENLVAASTGENQILSLSFIGGIIDRVRDWSQEHSLMGPDSSTFPIVMDSPFGSLDEIYRRRIANILPRLANQLVVLVTQTQWRGEVADEILPFLGKEYVLTYNSPKSDCEEDVIELGGNRYDLVRRSPNQFEYTEIVEVDNDS comes from the coding sequence ATGAAGCTGCTATCGATTCAGCTATGTAATTTTCGTCAATTTTATGGTAAAAATCCAGTGATTGTGTTAGCCAGTGGCGAGCGAAACACTACGATTATTCATGGGAATAATGGTGCTGGTAAGACTACCATACTGAATGCCTTTTCTTGGGTACTCTATGAAAAGTTTAGTGCTGCTTTTGCTTCAGAAGACCAACTGCTGAATAAGCGAGCTCTTGCTGAAGCTCAGTTCAATAAACCAGTAGACTGTTGGGTAGAAGTGGCATTTGAACATAATAATAAACGCTACCAAGTCAAACGTCTATGTCGTACTTACAAAACTGAGGTAGGAGTCGAGCAAGGTAACACAGAATTGTATCTCCAAATCGCTGGAGATGATGGACGCTGGTTATTGCCTCAACAACTCCCCGAGGATATTATTGGTCAAATTTTACCAGCTAGTTTGCACCAATACTTCTTTTTTGATGGAGAACGAATTGAACAACTGGTACGCTCGGATAAAAAGTCGGAAGTTGCGGAAGCAACCAAGACCTTGCTAGGGGTAGAAGTTTTAAATCGCTCCATTAAACATTTAAGGGAAGCGAAAAAAACCTTAGACTATGAATTGTCTTTAATTGGCGACTCGGAAACTAAGCAATTGCTTAAACAACAGAGAAAATCGGAAAAGACGAGCCAGAGTCTACTAAAGCGTCAAAGGGAAATCAAGCAGGAGTTAGAGGATCAAGATGAGCTAAAGAAGACAATTGGTCAACGGTTATTAGAACTCGGTGGCGCTCAGGAGTTACAACAACTGCGGGATGAACTAGAAGCTAGGGAAAAGTTAATTAGAGAACAGCTAAAACAAAGTCAACATATTTTGAAACGAGCTATATCAACTCGTGGCTATACCGTGCTGCTCTCAGAGGTAAGCTCAACTTTTCAAGAAATTGTCAAAGATTTAATCACCGAAAGAGGGGAATTACCTGTTGGAATTAAGCGGCAATTTGTTGGGGATTTACTCAAGCAAAAACGCTGTATCTGTGGTGTAGAATTAACTGAGGGAACTCATGCTCATCAGCAAGTAGCAGCCTGGATGGATAAAGCCGGAATGGCTGAAGTGGAAGAAACCGCAATAAGGATGGGTTCCCAAGTTGATGAAATTAACCAACAGGTGCCTGAGTTTTGGCAGGATGTTGACCAACAACAAGATACTATTGCTCAGGGAAGAACTGAGCTTTCTAGAATTGAGACCCAACTAGATGATATCAAGAAAAAGTTACGTAACTTTCCCGATGAGGATATCAGTCACCTCCAACAACAATTGGATGAGATAGATACTAGGATTCGGGAGCTAACTCTAGAGCAAGGAGGGAATCAACAACAAATTGAACAGTTGGATACAGACATTGACTTAAAGGATAAGCAGATTGCTAAGCACAAAATGAATGAAAGTAAGCAGGCGTTGATACAGCGACGGATTGCTGCTGCTCAAGATTCTATTGAACGGTTAATTGAAGTTAGGGAACGTTTGGAAACTCAGTTTCGGACTTCTTTGGAGAAGCGGGTCCAGGAGATATTTATCTCAATTTCCTTTACACCCTACATTCCTAACTTGAGTGATAAGTATGAGTTAACCTTAGTAGAAAGCACTCTTGGAGAAGAAAACCTAGTTGCTGCGTCTACGGGAGAGAATCAGATTCTAAGTTTATCCTTTATCGGGGGAATTATTGACCGAGTTAGGGATTGGAGTCAAGAGCATTCTCTGATGGGACCCGATAGTAGTACTTTTCCTATTGTAATGGATTCTCCCTTTGGAAGCTTGGATGAAATCTATCGTCGGCGAATTGCTAATATCTTACCTAGACTGGCGAATCAATTAGTAGTTTTAGTGACTCAGACTCAGTGGCGAGGAGAAGTGGCTGATGAGATACTTCCTTTTCTTGGTAAAGAGTATGTGTTGACTTACAATTCTCCTAAGTCTGATTGCGAAGAAGATGTTATTGAGCTAGGTGGAAATCGTTATGATTTGGTAAGGCGTAGTCCAAATCAGTTTGAATATACTGAGATTGTCGAGGTCGATAATGATAGCTAG
- a CDS encoding transposase, producing the protein MNRWLDMLRSQYNYLLRDRNDSYDQVKAPRLGSYCDLKSGGEACPLTCSVSKNHSVGYPWKSSNKNPRRSAYEAQSSSLPTLKKQRPWYKEIHSTVLQQTLRQLDVAFSKFFKGETGYPKPKRRSRFRSFKYAPGQVKLDGDKIYLPGIGWMGFYNSRSIPEGFNLKSVTVRRKARGWFVSLQIEDKTVPIPSVTGKNEIDPQNVKGCDLGIKKLVSLSNGKTIANPAKTKSFRCKERRLELRQRAASRKKKGSKNRGKAYSRVASLHERIANNRSAYHWDTANKLVDGADALIFEDLNIKAMKSRCKPRPNKNGSYDRNGQSAKRGLNRSISNAAWGELVKKIEVVAAKSGIPVIKVNPKHTSQRCPKCNHTSKENRKKEKFVCTNCGHYDDADVNGAVNIKLRGLKKLGIDPIQLPPVRGKVTPTEITATNVVVPGNPHPSKGGEVQ; encoded by the coding sequence ATGAATAGATGGCTTGATATGTTGCGATCGCAGTACAATTACTTATTAAGAGATAGGAATGACTCCTATGATCAAGTAAAAGCTCCGAGACTAGGTAGTTACTGCGATTTAAAAAGTGGCGGTGAGGCGTGCCCATTGACTTGTTCTGTAAGTAAGAACCATTCTGTAGGCTACCCCTGGAAAAGCAGTAATAAGAATCCAAGAAGGAGTGCATACGAGGCTCAGAGTTCAAGTCTCCCAACCCTCAAAAAACAACGCCCTTGGTACAAGGAGATACATTCAACTGTTCTACAGCAAACACTGAGACAGCTAGATGTCGCCTTCTCCAAGTTCTTTAAGGGAGAGACTGGATATCCAAAACCTAAGAGAAGGTCACGATTCAGAAGCTTTAAATACGCCCCTGGTCAAGTCAAGCTAGATGGAGACAAGATATACCTCCCAGGAATTGGTTGGATGGGTTTTTACAACTCTCGTTCTATTCCTGAGGGGTTCAATTTGAAGTCTGTGACTGTTCGGAGGAAAGCTCGTGGATGGTTTGTAAGTCTTCAAATTGAGGACAAAACAGTTCCAATCCCTTCGGTAACAGGCAAAAATGAAATTGACCCTCAAAACGTCAAAGGTTGCGACTTGGGGATTAAAAAATTAGTTAGTCTTTCCAATGGAAAAACAATAGCCAATCCAGCAAAAACAAAGTCCTTTAGGTGCAAAGAAAGGCGTCTAGAGCTAAGACAAAGAGCTGCTAGCAGGAAAAAGAAAGGGTCTAAAAACAGAGGAAAAGCCTACAGTAGGGTAGCCTCACTTCATGAGCGTATTGCAAATAACCGTAGCGCCTATCATTGGGACACAGCCAATAAGTTGGTTGACGGTGCAGATGCCTTGATATTTGAAGACCTTAATATTAAGGCAATGAAGTCTCGTTGCAAGCCTAGACCAAATAAAAATGGTAGTTATGACCGCAACGGGCAATCAGCAAAAAGAGGTTTGAATCGTTCGATATCTAATGCAGCTTGGGGAGAACTGGTCAAGAAGATCGAGGTCGTGGCTGCAAAGTCAGGCATTCCGGTCATAAAAGTGAATCCCAAGCACACATCTCAAAGGTGTCCAAAATGTAACCACACAAGTAAAGAAAACAGAAAAAAAGAAAAGTTTGTCTGCACTAATTGTGGTCATTACGACGACGCGGACGTGAATGGTGCGGTAAATATCAAACTGCGGGGTCTCAAAAAACTGGGAATTGACCCCATCCAGCTACCTCCGGTGCGGGGGAAAGTTACGCCCACGGAAATAACAGCAACGAACGTTGTTGTGCCTGGGAATCCCCATCCCTCTAAGGGTGGGGAGGTTCAATAA
- a CDS encoding SGNH/GDSL hydrolase family protein yields MKNAITAFGFSLLSLILPSEAKAYDLDFTNLYVFGDSLSDSGNLFNISKASNQLNPTIPIIPQSPPYFQGSFSNGPIWVDYLADALDIEVKRSTDLSVVLPDSPILSPITITPDGPQVSFFFNGATTTQSVNFAFGGSTTGLAGIGQLGEVVPGLLTQVPGFTNDLILSDQMADPNALYILWSGANDYQSADPPNPNQVVSNIQTALNSLYNFGARNFLVLNLPDLGKIPQSLRLDSVLSSGLTDLSEQHNSVLDSTLNVLRQSLPDINLISVDQYDLFNQVLTNPGNFGFTNVTETCLDGTTFIACANPDEFLFWDGFHPTTAGHQIIAESTLAALKSQDKAKTKSVPEPVSSASLGVIGLAWLLRKQLNKSC; encoded by the coding sequence ATGAAAAACGCAATTACGGCCTTCGGATTTTCTCTATTATCTCTAATATTGCCCTCTGAAGCTAAGGCATATGATTTAGATTTCACTAATCTTTATGTGTTTGGTGATAGCCTATCGGATTCTGGCAATTTGTTCAATATCAGTAAGGCAAGCAATCAGCTAAATCCCACCATTCCCATCATCCCCCAGAGTCCACCCTACTTTCAGGGAAGTTTTAGCAATGGTCCTATCTGGGTAGATTATCTAGCAGATGCTCTGGACATAGAGGTGAAGCGATCTACTGACTTGTCGGTGGTGTTACCGGATTCGCCGATACTTTCTCCAATCACTATCACTCCCGATGGCCCTCAAGTGAGTTTTTTCTTCAATGGTGCGACGACTACTCAAAGCGTAAACTTTGCTTTTGGTGGTTCTACAACCGGATTGGCTGGCATTGGTCAGTTGGGGGAGGTTGTACCGGGATTACTCACCCAAGTCCCAGGGTTTACCAATGACCTAATCCTATCTGATCAGATGGCTGACCCCAACGCCCTCTATATTCTGTGGTCAGGTGCTAATGATTACCAGAGTGCGGACCCTCCTAATCCTAACCAGGTGGTGAGCAATATACAGACAGCCCTGAACTCCCTGTATAACTTTGGTGCTCGCAATTTCCTAGTGCTTAACTTACCAGATTTGGGAAAGATACCTCAATCACTGAGACTAGATAGTGTATTATCGTCTGGCCTCACGGATTTGAGCGAGCAGCATAACTCTGTATTGGACTCCACCCTTAACGTTTTGAGGCAATCTTTACCTGACATTAACCTGATATCCGTTGATCAGTATGACCTATTTAATCAGGTTTTGACCAATCCTGGAAACTTTGGTTTCACGAATGTGACGGAAACGTGCTTAGATGGAACAACATTTATTGCCTGTGCTAATCCAGACGAGTTTTTATTCTGGGATGGCTTCCACCCAACGACAGCTGGCCATCAGATCATAGCGGAATCCACCTTAGCCGCACTGAAGTCCCAAGACAAGGCTAAGACTAAGTCTGTACCAGAACCAGTTTCTTCTGCCTCCTTAGGAGTGATAGGGCTTGCCTGGTTGCTTCGAAAACAGTTGAATAAATCCTGCTAG
- a CDS encoding 16S rRNA (uracil(1498)-N(3))-methyltransferase — protein MQRLVISPTQCQDQGIVLTDAQQHYLIRVLRLKKGDRFIAMDGEGGWYVSELEGNLTQAKIVASEHIQTELPKQVTLMAAMPKGSGFEQICLMATELGVTRIVPLKSDRTLLNPSPQKLQRWRRITQEAAEQSEREVVPKILDPVDFSDSLQLPETLEAYRYICVARGKAPHLLNCLLDLRLGLETGQTDPAQHPGIVIATGPEGGWTTQELEQATAAGFIPVSLGSRILRAITAPIVSLSIVAAVSESSVKANGEDFALTYDNMIDN, from the coding sequence ATGCAACGGTTGGTGATATCACCTACACAGTGTCAAGACCAAGGGATTGTTTTAACTGATGCCCAACAGCATTATCTAATTAGAGTGTTGCGGCTGAAAAAAGGCGATCGCTTTATTGCTATGGATGGAGAGGGTGGCTGGTACGTTAGCGAGCTAGAAGGTAATTTGACTCAAGCTAAAATTGTCGCATCTGAGCACATTCAAACTGAATTGCCTAAACAGGTAACCTTGATGGCTGCGATGCCTAAAGGGAGTGGATTTGAGCAAATTTGTCTGATGGCAACAGAGTTGGGAGTTACTCGGATTGTGCCGTTGAAAAGCGATCGCACTTTACTCAATCCTAGTCCTCAAAAGCTTCAAAGGTGGCGGCGGATTACCCAAGAAGCAGCAGAGCAATCAGAACGGGAAGTTGTGCCGAAAATTCTTGACCCTGTGGACTTTTCCGATAGTCTTCAGTTACCGGAAACCCTAGAAGCCTATCGCTATATTTGTGTAGCTCGGGGAAAGGCTCCCCATCTACTCAATTGCTTATTAGATTTACGATTAGGATTGGAAACTGGCCAAACAGACCCTGCTCAACATCCTGGCATTGTCATTGCTACCGGACCTGAGGGTGGTTGGACAACTCAAGAGCTAGAACAAGCTACTGCTGCTGGATTTATCCCTGTTTCTCTTGGAAGTCGCATTCTCCGAGCTATCACTGCTCCTATTGTTAGCTTGTCTATAGTAGCAGCAGTGTCGGAGTCATCAGTTAAGGCAAACGGTGAGGATTTTGCTTTAACTTATGACAACATGATCGACAACTGA
- a CDS encoding surface-adhesin E family protein, whose product MGKFLLILSAIACLCQTAIAQTQSRRWVRVMSNAQTGNIHYFDVDSLVSTTDEMGNPIHSFDSRIVFGNPLEPGVYSAIITVQVNCPERSIRTLRFEQYDSQGSIISREESENDWYTIPTPDTPTVHVMNGFHTLACKSNTNVVNR is encoded by the coding sequence ATGGGTAAATTTCTGTTAATCTTATCTGCGATCGCTTGCCTGTGTCAGACTGCTATAGCTCAGACACAATCAAGGCGTTGGGTCAGAGTTATGTCAAATGCTCAGACAGGCAATATCCACTACTTCGATGTGGATTCTTTGGTCAGCACTACTGATGAAATGGGCAATCCCATCCACTCCTTTGATAGTAGGATAGTATTTGGTAATCCTCTCGAACCAGGAGTGTATTCTGCCATTATCACGGTTCAAGTTAATTGCCCTGAGCGTTCCATACGTACATTGCGTTTTGAACAATACGATTCCCAGGGTAGTATAATCAGCCGAGAAGAATCGGAGAATGATTGGTACACAATACCCACACCCGATACTCCAACGGTTCATGTCATGAATGGTTTTCACACCTTAGCTTGTAAGTCTAATACTAATGTTGTTAACCGTTGA
- a CDS encoding TldD/PmbA family protein, which produces MPIVLTDTKNLLCDLIAQYGSRVDYLAIRLEEAEGTSILLRGDKIETLSEGLSIGGQVRACYNGGWGFSSFNQLSAIKERVEDAIAAARIVGNQETTLAPIEPIQDVCQLPLTGTDPRQIPLAQKKALCDRYNQILRSYDSSVATTSVRYGDINQRIIIATSEGTLIEQSWADLEMRFAATARNGDSVQTGRETIGSRQGYEDLTNLDQEVHGAAQRAVDALSLPPVTGGNYTVVIDPILTGLFVHEAFGHLSEADMAYENPDLLEVMSMGRRFGPKELQIFDGAATQGHRGSYFYDDEGTPATTTQLIKDGVFVGRLHSRETAGKLGETPTGNARCLNYHYPPIVRMTNTWIGPGATPVADLFDDITVGVYARNWLGGMTNGEMFTFSAGEAWMIRNGEIAEPVRDVTLSGNVFKTLAGIEAIGDDFYWDESGGCGKGGQSGLAVGCAGPTLRIRNVVVGGEVEG; this is translated from the coding sequence ATGCCCATTGTCCTAACCGATACCAAAAACTTACTCTGTGACCTAATTGCTCAATATGGCTCCCGCGTCGATTACTTAGCCATTCGCTTAGAAGAAGCCGAAGGAACCAGCATTTTATTACGGGGTGACAAGATCGAAACCCTGAGTGAAGGTCTGTCTATCGGTGGACAAGTAAGGGCATGTTATAATGGAGGATGGGGTTTTTCGAGTTTTAACCAGCTTAGTGCTATTAAAGAACGAGTCGAAGATGCGATCGCAGCAGCTCGGATTGTGGGTAATCAAGAAACCACCCTTGCTCCCATTGAACCAATACAGGATGTTTGCCAGTTACCCCTGACTGGTACAGACCCTAGGCAAATTCCCTTGGCGCAGAAGAAAGCATTATGCGATCGCTACAATCAAATTCTCAGAAGTTATGACAGTAGCGTTGCTACTACTTCTGTCCGGTATGGGGATATTAACCAACGCATCATCATTGCTACTTCCGAAGGTACCTTGATAGAGCAGTCTTGGGCAGATCTGGAAATGCGTTTTGCTGCTACTGCTCGTAATGGCGATAGTGTCCAAACTGGTAGAGAAACCATTGGTTCTCGCCAAGGCTATGAAGATCTAACCAATCTTGATCAAGAAGTCCATGGAGCAGCTCAACGCGCTGTCGATGCTTTGTCATTACCACCTGTAACTGGTGGCAATTATACAGTAGTCATCGACCCCATCCTTACTGGTTTGTTTGTCCACGAAGCCTTTGGACACCTATCTGAAGCTGACATGGCTTATGAAAATCCTGACTTACTGGAAGTGATGAGTATGGGGCGTCGTTTTGGCCCAAAAGAATTGCAAATCTTTGATGGAGCTGCGACCCAAGGACACCGGGGTAGCTATTTCTACGATGATGAAGGCACTCCAGCCACTACCACCCAGTTGATTAAAGATGGTGTATTCGTTGGACGTCTTCACTCCCGTGAAACTGCTGGTAAGTTAGGTGAAACCCCTACTGGTAATGCTCGTTGTCTCAATTACCACTATCCGCCGATTGTTCGGATGACTAATACTTGGATAGGACCCGGAGCTACTCCAGTAGCAGACTTATTCGATGATATCACAGTAGGAGTCTATGCTCGAAATTGGCTAGGAGGTATGACTAATGGCGAAATGTTTACCTTTAGTGCTGGAGAAGCTTGGATGATTCGCAATGGTGAAATTGCTGAACCTGTGCGAGATGTGACCCTTTCTGGTAATGTATTCAAGACCTTAGCTGGTATTGAAGCTATTGGTGATGATTTCTATTGGGATGAATCCGGTGGCTGCGGTAAAGGTGGACAAAGTGGGTTAGCTGTAGGCTGTGCAGGACCAACTTTAAGGATTCGGAATGTGGTAGTTGGTGGAGAAGTTGAAGGTTGA
- a CDS encoding MvdC/MvdD family ATP grasp protein gives MNILILGNPEDTHAAHINHALTKAGGKTNYLDTSLFPTKLRLSWQPHTKDGLLTLSDGYQLRLRDIRSIFWRNFSGVQIPPIKNPLQQRVAFNDAMSTLRTLMQGTSIHWVNSWQAYELHKEKPLQLSKAEQMGVTIPHTLISNDPDAIIKFTKSCNQVIFKPVYGGAHVQFLTEKHLQPERLNLALRLSPVTIQEYIPGTNVRTYVIGDSMYSAEIRSKSLDFREDIDAQLIPVRLPKTVQDQCKAITRAFWLQWTAIDWRLKPNGEYVFLEANPSPMFLHFEQQTGFPITQELVNLLMSDIN, from the coding sequence ATGAATATTTTAATTTTGGGCAATCCTGAAGATACTCACGCTGCGCATATCAACCATGCTCTGACTAAGGCTGGAGGCAAGACAAACTATCTCGATACCTCTCTGTTTCCTACTAAATTACGACTATCTTGGCAGCCACACACTAAAGATGGACTTCTCACCCTATCCGATGGATATCAATTACGTCTGAGAGATATTCGTAGCATCTTTTGGCGTAATTTTTCTGGAGTTCAAATTCCCCCAATCAAAAATCCATTACAGCAGAGAGTTGCTTTTAATGATGCTATGAGTACCCTAAGAACGTTGATGCAAGGAACCTCAATTCACTGGGTAAACTCATGGCAAGCTTATGAATTGCATAAGGAAAAACCTCTACAATTGAGCAAAGCTGAACAAATGGGTGTAACGATTCCCCATACTCTAATTAGTAATGATCCAGACGCTATCATTAAGTTTACGAAGTCTTGTAATCAAGTTATTTTTAAGCCAGTCTATGGTGGTGCTCATGTCCAGTTTTTAACAGAAAAACATCTACAACCTGAACGACTAAACTTAGCCCTGCGGCTTTCTCCTGTTACTATACAGGAGTATATCCCTGGCACAAATGTTCGCACCTATGTAATTGGGGACTCGATGTACTCGGCAGAAATTCGCTCCAAGTCTCTTGACTTTCGAGAAGATATCGATGCTCAATTGATTCCGGTCAGGCTGCCAAAGACGGTGCAAGATCAGTGTAAAGCTATCACTAGAGCGTTTTGGCTCCAGTGGACCGCCATTGACTGGCGTTTAAAGCCAAATGGTGAATACGTGTTTCTTGAGGCTAACCCCAGTCCGATGTTTTTACACTTTGAGCAACAAACTGGTTTCCCTATCACCCAAGAATTAGTTAATCTTCTGATGAGTGATATCAATTGA
- a CDS encoding helix-turn-helix domain-containing protein codes for MTVVGTTQAAFLLGICVQRVRQLLKNGRIKGAQKVGRFWQIPLFNGLPKVSPGRRGPKGTWRRGFQKVATYIHVNQNIIRQNKKNNTYEPVLTVKQGKRNTYGHYVEIKGPSRLVYQPNCPKDCGATVWLEVDPSVEILTKVFG; via the coding sequence ATGACCGTAGTCGGAACTACCCAAGCAGCTTTTCTTCTAGGAATTTGTGTCCAACGAGTCCGTCAACTTCTCAAAAATGGCAGAATTAAGGGCGCTCAAAAAGTGGGCAGATTTTGGCAAATTCCCCTATTTAACGGCTTGCCCAAGGTCAGTCCCGGTCGCCGTGGACCAAAGGGAACCTGGAGAAGAGGTTTCCAAAAGGTGGCCACTTACATCCATGTCAACCAGAACATTATTAGGCAAAATAAAAAGAACAACACCTACGAGCCTGTCCTAACCGTCAAACAAGGTAAGCGCAACACCTACGGTCATTATGTGGAAATCAAAGGACCATCTCGGTTGGTTTATCAACCTAATTGTCCCAAGGATTGTGGAGCTACAGTGTGGCTGGAAGTTGATCCTTCTGTGGAAATTCTTACCAAAGTTTTTGGCTAG
- a CDS encoding AEC family transporter, giving the protein MTVLLPAVVSVGLIILIGFIAGRRLSVDKQTLSQLSLYILVPALIADSLYRTTLSTESTTGLIAGLIITAVLLYLLTWGLGKLLKLPAVVQKSFMVAAIFPNAGNLGLPLNSFAFGTPGLERAIVYMITAALLMFAICPALLKGGSISSGVRLTLKLPLLWAMLAGLTWRLLRLKLPLGLDKGIHQLGMAAIPIDLIVLGIQLSRTPLVIGRYELLATTLRLLVAPLIAHTVGQGLGLEGLNLQVLVLQSAMPVAISTVVLVTEFGGDPPLVARTVVLSTLVSFLSLPLVLWATT; this is encoded by the coding sequence ATGACTGTTCTTCTACCTGCTGTCGTTTCGGTCGGTTTAATTATCCTGATTGGATTTATTGCTGGTCGCAGGTTATCTGTGGACAAGCAAACTCTTTCTCAGCTATCTCTTTATATTCTCGTACCAGCGTTGATAGCAGACAGCTTGTATCGGACAACACTGTCTACCGAAAGCACCACTGGTTTAATCGCTGGGTTGATTATTACCGCTGTGTTGCTTTACCTACTGACGTGGGGGTTAGGCAAACTGTTGAAATTACCAGCAGTTGTCCAAAAAAGCTTTATGGTTGCTGCTATTTTTCCCAATGCTGGAAACCTGGGGCTTCCTCTCAATTCCTTTGCCTTTGGTACACCGGGTTTAGAACGCGCTATAGTGTACATGATCACAGCTGCCTTGTTGATGTTTGCCATTTGTCCAGCCTTGCTTAAAGGGGGTAGCATTAGTTCTGGAGTGCGCTTAACCCTAAAACTACCGCTACTCTGGGCAATGCTGGCAGGATTAACCTGGCGTTTATTGCGCTTAAAACTGCCTTTAGGGCTAGATAAGGGTATTCACCAGTTGGGTATGGCAGCAATCCCTATCGATTTAATTGTGTTGGGGATACAATTGTCTCGCACCCCTTTGGTGATAGGACGGTATGAGCTGCTCGCCACTACCTTGCGTTTGTTGGTAGCTCCCCTAATTGCCCATACCGTTGGTCAAGGGTTGGGACTGGAGGGATTAAATTTACAGGTGTTGGTGTTACAAAGTGCCATGCCTGTAGCAATTAGTACGGTAGTTTTAGTCACTGAGTTTGGGGGAGATCCTCCCTTAGTAGCACGCACAGTGGTTTTGTCTACCTTAGTGAGTTTCCTTTCTCTTCCCCTAGTTTTGTGGGCCACTACTTAG